The following coding sequences lie in one Nitrospirota bacterium genomic window:
- the dprA gene encoding DNA-protecting protein DprA, producing MPDLKYWLALNFVPDIGPVSAGRLLAAFGSPENIFRMSVRELRQVEDIGENRAGNIAAFNQWQKVQEEIEKAEKNNVRLVTRNDKSYPEILKRIHGAPAVLYVKGELKDTDKYAIAMVGSRTSTNYGMQMAEKMSYKLSASGLTVVSGMARGIDSVSHKGALKAGGRTIAVLGSGIDVPYPPENKKLVDEIASSGAVISEFPFGTLPNRENFPRRNRIISALSLGVIVVEAALDSGSLITVAYALEQGKEVFAVPGNVTSKNSKGTNDLIKKGAKLVESAEEVLEELRPQIKGILKEDKVCAEKSLPAMSDDEKALYNYLGSEPKHVDSIIREIKMPTSKALSVLLSLELKGVVRQLQGKNFSLN from the coding sequence ATGCCTGACCTGAAATACTGGCTTGCCCTGAATTTCGTTCCCGACATTGGCCCTGTTTCCGCGGGGCGGTTGCTTGCTGCATTCGGCAGCCCTGAAAATATCTTCCGTATGTCTGTCAGGGAATTGAGACAGGTAGAGGACATCGGCGAAAACAGGGCGGGTAACATCGCAGCTTTTAATCAGTGGCAGAAGGTGCAGGAGGAAATCGAGAAGGCGGAAAAAAACAATGTGCGTCTTGTAACCCGCAATGATAAATCCTATCCCGAAATATTGAAACGCATCCACGGGGCCCCTGCCGTGCTTTATGTCAAGGGCGAGTTGAAAGACACTGACAAGTATGCTATAGCAATGGTAGGTTCGAGGACCTCAACTAATTATGGAATGCAGATGGCGGAAAAAATGAGTTATAAACTGTCTGCGTCAGGATTGACAGTGGTAAGCGGCATGGCAAGAGGGATAGACAGCGTTTCTCACAAAGGCGCGTTGAAGGCAGGCGGCAGGACGATCGCCGTGTTAGGCTCAGGCATCGACGTCCCTTATCCGCCGGAGAACAAAAAACTCGTTGATGAGATCGCCTCGTCCGGGGCCGTTATCAGCGAATTCCCATTCGGCACCTTGCCTAACAGAGAGAATTTCCCAAGGAGGAACAGGATCATCAGCGCGTTATCGCTTGGCGTCATTGTTGTAGAAGCCGCACTTGACAGCGGTTCTCTCATTACAGTAGCCTATGCACTTGAGCAGGGCAAAGAGGTCTTTGCGGTCCCTGGGAACGTCACGTCAAAAAATTCTAAGGGCACAAATGACCTTATTAAAAAAGGCGCAAAGCTCGTGGAAAGCGCTGAAGAGGTGCTGGAGGAACTCCGCCCCCAGATAAAAGGCATTTTAAAAGAAGATAAAGTATGCGCTGAAAAATCGCTGCCCGCGATGAGCGACGACGAAAAGGCGCTTTACAATTATCTGGGCAGTGAGCCGAAGCATGTAGATTCTATTATCAGAGAGATAAAAATGCCCACAAGCAAGGCGTTGTCAGTACTATTGAGTCTTGAACTAAAAGGAGTTGTAAGACAGTTACAGGGTAAGAACTTTTCCCTGAATTGA
- a CDS encoding EscU/YscU/HrcU family type III secretion system export apparatus switch protein yields MKEKTGKAAALKYIHGKDPAPQLVAKGRGEAAKKILEIAKKHDIPIHEDKELVELLSTLDLYQEIPPELYRAVAEILAFIYLIDRKVPLNKPR; encoded by the coding sequence ATGAAAGAAAAAACCGGAAAAGCCGCGGCATTAAAATATATACACGGAAAAGACCCCGCTCCACAACTTGTGGCCAAAGGCAGGGGAGAAGCCGCAAAAAAGATCCTCGAGATCGCAAAGAAACACGATATCCCCATCCACGAAGACAAAGAACTCGTCGAACTCCTTTCAACGCTTGACCTGTACCAGGAGATACCGCCTGAATTATACAGGGCGGTAGCAGAGATCCTCGCCTTCATTTATTTAATAGACAGGAAAGTCCCGCTCAATAAACCCCGTTAG
- a CDS encoding ribonuclease Z (member of metallo-beta-lactamase family; the purified enzyme from Escherichia coli forms dimeric zinc phosphodiesterase; in Bacillus subtilis this protein is a 3'-tRNA processing endoribonuclease and is essential while in Escherichia coli it is not; associates with two zinc ions) — MKPSFHARLLNGPFDDPCLYVRMLREGLALMFDAGSTENLSARDILKTTDIFISHTHIDHFIGFDNILRVSLKKETPLRLYGPEGFTDRVEGKLRSYTWNLIGDYPLVLEVSEVTDKFIKKTSFKAQNSFKREESGAELFDGVIMKGSFFRVSSTILDHQIPCLAFSLDEDFHINIDKDKLNKMDLPVGPWLGEFKKAIREGLTESIFSIDGKSRTFEELRAIATITKGQKISYVVDASGSEENIRKIIKLAKGSDVLYIETFFMDKDKDRAKERCHLTAKAAGRIAREAGAGRIEAVHFSPRYIYESQALIKEAEEEFTRQL, encoded by the coding sequence ATGAAACCTTCTTTCCATGCAAGGCTTCTCAACGGTCCCTTTGATGACCCCTGTCTTTACGTGAGGATGCTCAGGGAAGGACTGGCGCTGATGTTTGACGCTGGATCCACTGAAAACCTTTCGGCAAGGGACATTCTAAAGACAACCGATATTTTTATTTCGCATACTCACATTGACCACTTCATCGGTTTCGATAATATCCTCAGGGTCAGCCTGAAAAAAGAAACACCTCTAAGACTTTACGGACCCGAAGGATTTACCGACCGCGTTGAGGGGAAATTGAGAAGCTATACATGGAACCTTATCGGGGACTATCCGCTTGTGCTCGAAGTCTCGGAGGTTACGGACAAGTTCATTAAAAAAACTTCCTTTAAGGCGCAGAACTCTTTTAAACGTGAAGAATCAGGGGCTGAATTGTTTGACGGCGTAATAATGAAAGGTTCATTTTTCAGGGTGTCATCTACGATCCTTGATCATCAGATCCCCTGCCTCGCCTTCAGTCTTGATGAAGACTTTCATATAAACATTGACAAGGACAAGCTGAACAAAATGGATCTCCCGGTCGGCCCGTGGCTGGGAGAATTCAAAAAGGCAATAAGGGAAGGCCTGACTGAAAGTATTTTTTCAATTGACGGCAAATCCCGCACATTTGAAGAACTACGGGCAATAGCAACAATTACAAAAGGGCAGAAGATCTCCTATGTTGTGGATGCGTCGGGCAGCGAGGAAAATATAAGAAAAATTATTAAACTTGCAAAAGGCTCGGATGTCCTTTATATAGAGACTTTTTTCATGGACAAGGACAAAGACAGGGCAAAAGAGCGCTGCCATCTTACCGCGAAAGCGGCGGGGAGAATTGCAAGGGAGGCGGGAGCGGGGAGGATTGAAGCTGTTCATTTTTCACCAAGATATATTTATGAGTCGCAAGCGCTGATAAAAGAGGCGGAAGAGGAGTTTACAAGGCAGTTGTAA
- the topA gene encoding type I DNA topoisomerase yields MKSLLIVESPAKVKTLSKFLGKDFTIKASIGHVKDLPKKDIGVDVENNFAPTYVVIEGKEKVMKDLKKAAKAADQVFLGPDPDREGEAIAWHIAEELNGDSAKVFRVEFNEITEKAVTEAIKHPRKINSNLFDAQQARRVLDRLVGYKLSPLLWRKVRRGLSAGRVQSVAVRLVVDREREIEAFKSEEYWSITAALEGKTPPQFEARLFQVAGQKADIKNEEQARGIVEDLQGKSFIVTKIEKKKRKRSPSPPFITSTLQQDAARKLRYTAKKTMMLAQKLYEGIELGEEGSTGLITYMRTDSVRTAAEAQQEAREFIVKEYGKDYAPPKPPVYKSKKSAQEAHEAIRPTSAYRTPAAVKKFLEPDQYKLYKLIWERFVASQMESAQLEQTSIDIGADKYTFRASGTVVIFPGFMTLYIESTDNGKEEEGLLPSLSENETLKSHGIIPKQHFTQPPPRYTEASLVKELEARGIGRPSTYASILSTIQDRKYAEKAEGKFKPTELGVVVSDLLVERFADIMDYNFTANMEDNLDKIEEGGFKWVDVVNDFYKPFDKDLAEAMAIIGKVKPQDIPTDQVCEKCGKPMVIKWGRHGRFIACTGYPECKTTKPLEQEGAGNAAQNAVLQELDEKCEKCGSPMVLRTGRYGKFISCSKYPECKTTKALSIGVKCPEDGGEIVEKRTKKGKVFFSCGNYPKCKFATWYKPVNKQCPKCGASILIEKKTKKEQVLACLKKECGYKEELQPVDSEQPAEEV; encoded by the coding sequence ATGAAATCACTTTTAATAGTTGAGTCTCCTGCCAAGGTAAAAACGCTCAGTAAATTCCTCGGCAAGGATTTTACCATCAAGGCGTCAATCGGCCACGTCAAAGACCTTCCCAAAAAAGATATAGGCGTTGATGTTGAAAATAACTTCGCCCCCACATATGTTGTGATCGAGGGGAAAGAGAAGGTAATGAAGGACCTGAAGAAGGCGGCAAAGGCGGCTGATCAGGTGTTTCTCGGTCCCGACCCCGACAGAGAGGGTGAAGCGATAGCGTGGCACATTGCCGAAGAGCTGAACGGCGATTCCGCAAAAGTATTCAGGGTGGAATTTAATGAGATAACGGAAAAGGCCGTGACAGAGGCCATCAAGCACCCGAGGAAGATCAATTCAAATCTTTTTGACGCCCAGCAGGCGCGAAGGGTCCTTGACAGGCTCGTCGGTTACAAACTCTCTCCGCTTCTGTGGCGCAAGGTGCGACGCGGCCTCAGCGCCGGAAGGGTGCAGTCTGTTGCGGTCCGGCTCGTAGTAGACAGGGAGCGAGAGATAGAGGCGTTCAAGTCGGAAGAATACTGGAGCATCACCGCTGCCCTGGAGGGCAAAACGCCGCCGCAGTTTGAGGCGAGACTTTTCCAGGTAGCCGGGCAGAAGGCTGACATTAAAAATGAAGAACAGGCGCGGGGCATAGTTGAAGATCTGCAGGGCAAGAGCTTTATTGTCACCAAGATTGAAAAGAAAAAGAGGAAACGCTCGCCCTCACCGCCTTTTATCACAAGCACACTTCAGCAGGATGCCGCAAGGAAGCTCAGGTACACGGCGAAAAAGACCATGATGCTGGCGCAGAAACTCTACGAGGGTATTGAACTCGGCGAAGAAGGCTCAACCGGACTTATAACCTACATGAGAACTGATTCCGTGCGGACGGCAGCCGAGGCGCAGCAGGAGGCAAGGGAATTCATCGTCAAGGAATACGGCAAGGATTATGCCCCGCCAAAACCCCCGGTTTACAAAAGCAAGAAATCAGCGCAGGAGGCGCACGAGGCGATCAGGCCGACGTCTGCTTACAGGACGCCTGCCGCCGTAAAGAAATTTCTTGAACCGGACCAGTACAAACTCTACAAGCTCATCTGGGAGCGTTTTGTCGCGAGCCAGATGGAATCGGCGCAGCTTGAGCAGACCTCAATCGATATAGGCGCGGACAAATACACCTTCCGCGCATCAGGCACAGTAGTTATATTCCCCGGATTTATGACGCTGTATATTGAAAGCACAGATAACGGAAAAGAAGAAGAAGGGCTCCTGCCTTCATTATCAGAGAATGAGACACTGAAGTCTCACGGCATTATCCCGAAACAGCATTTCACCCAGCCTCCTCCAAGATACACTGAGGCTTCGCTTGTAAAAGAGCTTGAGGCCAGGGGCATCGGAAGGCCGAGCACATACGCCTCTATTCTTTCAACGATACAGGACAGAAAATACGCGGAAAAGGCCGAAGGCAAATTCAAGCCGACAGAACTCGGCGTTGTTGTAAGCGACCTGCTTGTTGAGAGGTTCGCTGATATCATGGACTATAACTTTACCGCGAACATGGAGGACAATCTCGACAAGATAGAAGAAGGCGGCTTCAAGTGGGTTGATGTCGTGAATGATTTTTACAAGCCTTTTGACAAGGACCTCGCGGAGGCAATGGCAATCATCGGCAAGGTAAAGCCCCAGGACATTCCAACGGACCAGGTCTGTGAAAAATGCGGCAAGCCGATGGTGATCAAATGGGGCAGGCACGGCAGGTTCATCGCGTGCACTGGATATCCCGAATGCAAAACTACCAAACCCCTTGAGCAGGAAGGCGCCGGCAATGCAGCGCAAAATGCCGTGCTGCAGGAACTGGATGAGAAGTGCGAAAAATGCGGTTCACCGATGGTGCTCAGGACAGGCAGGTACGGGAAGTTCATTTCATGCAGTAAATATCCTGAGTGCAAGACAACAAAGGCCCTGAGCATCGGCGTCAAATGCCCTGAAGACGGCGGAGAGATCGTCGAGAAAAGGACGAAAAAGGGCAAGGTGTTCTTCAGCTGCGGCAATTATCCGAAATGCAAATTCGCGACATGGTATAAACCGGTAAATAAACAGTGCCCCAAATGCGGCGCAAGCATTTTAATAGAGAAGAAGACAAAGAAGGAACAAGTCCTCGCGTGCCTGAAAAAAGAGTGCGGGTACAAAGAAGAATTGCAGCCGGTCGACAGCGAACAGCCTGCTGAAGAAGTTTAG
- the wbaP gene encoding undecaprenyl-phosphate galactose phosphotransferase WbaP, translating into MIRKRLGVFLLFLIDIAVVFLVLESAMFIRKNTLPYFVRFPEYPSIDFIFFWWIFPVWVFFFAYEGLYTRRFSFWDEVKVLWKAIFFSSLGVFTILYLGKFGEQVSRTTVVLMGIISFPVLPVIRISVKRLLINIGLLKSKVLVLGAGKTGALIAKALKRDVNLGLNVVGFLDDDPEKIGKKLEGIKIHGGVDKAQKYIGRCGIEDVVIAMPGFDKAKTISLINKLQHKTHNILLIPDLFGITVLGTNLQHFFQEQAIGLEVKNNLAQPVNVLMKKIFDIAASILFLFLLAIPMLLIVILIKTTSNGPVIFSQERRGKKDVPFRCYKFRTMYNGAEERLEALFESHPEAQSEWKNNWKLKDDPRVTRIGRFLRKTSLDELPQIFNVLKGDMSLVGPRPVTKTEINEYYKDAAALCFCVPPGLTGLWQVSGRSNTDYDYRITLDSWYVRNWNIWLDIVILFKTVRVVLKMEGAV; encoded by the coding sequence ATGATAAGAAAAAGATTAGGAGTGTTTTTGCTGTTTCTCATTGACATCGCAGTAGTCTTTCTTGTGCTGGAGAGCGCGATGTTTATCAGAAAGAACACCCTGCCGTATTTCGTGCGGTTCCCGGAGTATCCCTCAATAGATTTCATTTTTTTCTGGTGGATTTTCCCTGTATGGGTGTTTTTTTTCGCATATGAAGGACTGTATACAAGAAGGTTCTCTTTCTGGGATGAGGTTAAGGTATTGTGGAAGGCGATCTTTTTTTCATCGCTCGGGGTATTTACGATACTCTATTTAGGCAAGTTTGGTGAGCAGGTATCCAGGACCACTGTAGTATTAATGGGCATCATTTCATTTCCTGTCCTCCCTGTTATCAGGATTAGCGTCAAGAGGCTTTTAATAAATATCGGATTACTTAAAAGCAAAGTCCTTGTTCTGGGGGCCGGAAAAACCGGAGCGCTCATTGCAAAGGCATTAAAGAGAGATGTAAACCTCGGTCTCAATGTCGTCGGCTTTCTTGATGACGACCCGGAGAAGATAGGCAAGAAACTGGAAGGGATAAAGATACACGGAGGGGTTGATAAGGCACAGAAATATATCGGCAGGTGCGGTATAGAGGATGTTGTCATCGCGATGCCGGGTTTCGATAAAGCGAAAACCATATCGTTAATCAACAAGCTGCAGCACAAGACCCATAATATCCTGCTTATCCCCGACCTCTTTGGGATCACGGTGCTCGGTACGAACCTCCAGCACTTTTTCCAGGAACAGGCTATCGGGCTTGAAGTCAAGAATAATCTTGCACAGCCAGTAAATGTCCTTATGAAGAAAATATTTGATATAGCCGCCAGTATTTTGTTTCTATTTCTCCTTGCAATACCGATGTTGTTAATCGTTATTCTTATTAAGACCACCTCGAATGGCCCTGTAATATTTTCACAGGAGCGAAGGGGCAAAAAAGATGTGCCTTTCAGGTGCTACAAATTCAGGACCATGTATAACGGTGCTGAGGAGAGGCTTGAGGCACTGTTTGAAAGCCATCCGGAGGCCCAAAGCGAGTGGAAAAACAATTGGAAACTCAAGGATGATCCGAGGGTAACCAGGATCGGCAGATTTTTAAGAAAGACTTCTCTTGATGAACTGCCGCAGATATTCAATGTCTTAAAGGGCGATATGAGCCTTGTTGGCCCAAGGCCGGTCACAAAGACGGAGATAAATGAATACTATAAAGATGCCGCAGCGCTTTGTTTCTGTGTCCCCCCCGGTCTTACGGGTTTATGGCAGGTGAGCGGCAGGAGCAATACGGATTATGATTACAGGATCACTCTTGATTCGTGGTATGTCAGGAATTGGAATATATGGCTGGATATTGTTATCCTATTCAAGACCGTAAGGGTGGTGCTCAAGATGGAAGGGGCTGTTTAG
- a CDS encoding flagellar hook-length control protein FliK → MTKDIGIVDTRSVSPTVSAAGKGVNVKAGTVVKAEVVDFTKDGNALLRIIPAGTNKDAMAETIIKAFSGVPLVKGQSVFLEVLGCKDNIRMQLVGDMKGPAAPLQQNIPVKFLDMLAGLSESKLGNLEFKDLVSMLKSLPESIKAAIPEFEGLEKLLLNAKELDGNLLRAFVETSGVAFETKLKIAVQSDPKSFLRNLIALQAGGDLKGLLIRLADLLKDKDVIQALRKGGVKISQLSDMVEKFTRNIEFFQLTSKIEDMFYTFLPLLWDGLKDSEFLFRKNKDGENDSYACDINLDLEKLGKLSVSVTTLDKAFYVSFFVEQPEIAAIISLEKKALKDRFAAQGLKLKAIHVNQKKDISFGKAQCRGINLTA, encoded by the coding sequence ATGACCAAAGACATCGGCATAGTTGACACGCGCAGCGTTTCGCCCACTGTAAGCGCTGCCGGTAAAGGCGTCAATGTAAAAGCAGGCACTGTTGTTAAGGCGGAGGTCGTGGATTTTACGAAAGATGGGAATGCCCTCCTTCGCATCATTCCTGCCGGTACAAATAAAGATGCTATGGCTGAAACGATCATTAAAGCCTTCTCCGGGGTCCCTCTTGTCAAGGGACAGAGCGTGTTCCTTGAAGTCCTCGGGTGCAAAGACAATATCAGGATGCAGCTTGTCGGAGACATGAAAGGCCCGGCAGCGCCTTTACAGCAAAACATCCCGGTGAAATTTCTCGATATGCTTGCCGGGCTTTCCGAATCAAAACTCGGCAACCTGGAATTCAAAGACCTTGTGAGCATGCTCAAGTCCCTGCCTGAGAGCATAAAGGCGGCCATCCCGGAATTCGAAGGTCTTGAAAAACTTCTGCTTAACGCAAAGGAGCTGGACGGCAACCTCCTCCGCGCCTTTGTAGAGACATCAGGAGTGGCCTTTGAAACAAAATTAAAGATTGCCGTGCAAAGTGATCCCAAATCATTTCTCCGGAATCTTATTGCGCTCCAGGCTGGAGGAGACCTGAAAGGGCTGCTCATCAGGCTTGCAGATCTCCTGAAAGACAAGGATGTCATTCAAGCCCTCAGGAAGGGAGGTGTTAAGATCTCGCAGCTCTCTGACATGGTCGAAAAATTTACCCGGAATATAGAGTTCTTCCAGTTGACGTCAAAGATCGAAGATATGTTCTACACCTTCCTGCCGCTCCTGTGGGACGGCTTGAAAGACAGTGAATTCCTGTTCAGAAAAAATAAAGATGGAGAAAATGATTCGTATGCCTGCGATATAAACCTGGACCTCGAAAAACTGGGGAAACTCTCCGTTTCAGTGACAACCCTTGATAAGGCATTTTATGTTTCTTTTTTTGTTGAGCAGCCGGAGATCGCGGCAATCATAAGTTTGGAAAAGAAAGCGCTCAAGGACCGTTTTGCGGCACAGGGACTTAAGCTGAAGGCAATTCATGTCAATCAAAAAAAGGACATATCCTTTGGTAAAGCCCAGTGCCGGGGGATTAATTTAACAGCATAA
- a CDS encoding DUF1059 domain-containing protein: MKVLGCKDIGVECDFVAKGKTSGDVLRKAADHAKTHHGIKRVTKDYLDSWKKHVHNE; this comes from the coding sequence ATGAAGGTACTCGGATGCAAAGACATAGGTGTTGAATGTGACTTTGTGGCCAAAGGCAAGACATCTGGCGACGTTTTAAGGAAGGCGGCAGATCATGCAAAAACCCACCACGGGATAAAGAGAGTTACAAAAGACTATCTGGACAGTTGGAAGAAACACGTCCACAATGAATAA
- a CDS encoding rubredoxin, with the protein MEKWKCTICGYVYDPEAGDPDGNIPPNTPFEKIPDDWVCPVCGATKDQFEKV; encoded by the coding sequence ATGGAAAAATGGAAATGTACAATTTGCGGCTATGTATATGACCCTGAGGCAGGAGACCCCGATGGGAACATCCCGCCTAATACACCTTTTGAAAAAATACCTGATGACTGGGTATGCCCTGTATGCGGGGCAACAAAAGACCAGTTTGAAAAGGTTTAG
- the galT gene encoding galactose-1-phosphate uridylyltransferase — translation MPELRKDPVSGRWVIISVERGKRPTDFGMRTLTKKGGFCAFCEGNERTTPPEILAFRPDGSKPNTPGWTLRVVPNKFPALHIEGNLNRAGEGIFDRMNGIGAHEVIVETPNHSLTLSSMPLKSIEDALWAFHHRITDLKRDPRFKYVLVFKNEGEEAGASLEHTHSQLIALPIVPHLVEEEIEQAKQYYSYKERCIFCDIMRQELNSKTRVISENEDFIALAPFAPRSPFETMILPKKHESSFMPDGKFTLLAQILQKTLKQIDKVLEMPPYNLMIHTSPFKIETNEYYHWHIEIIPKLTKIAGFEWGSGFYINPMPPEDAAKFMREAEI, via the coding sequence ATGCCTGAGTTAAGAAAGGACCCGGTATCCGGCAGATGGGTTATTATTTCAGTTGAACGGGGCAAGCGCCCTACTGATTTCGGTATGAGGACCCTCACAAAAAAAGGAGGCTTCTGCGCCTTCTGCGAGGGGAATGAGCGCACAACGCCCCCTGAAATATTGGCCTTCAGGCCGGATGGAAGCAAGCCCAATACACCGGGGTGGACCCTCAGGGTTGTCCCGAATAAGTTTCCAGCCCTGCATATTGAAGGGAATTTAAACAGGGCCGGCGAAGGCATATTCGACAGGATGAACGGCATCGGCGCGCATGAGGTAATTGTAGAAACTCCCAACCACAGCCTGACGCTTTCATCTATGCCGCTGAAGTCAATTGAGGACGCCCTCTGGGCGTTTCATCACCGGATCACGGACCTTAAAAGAGACCCGCGCTTTAAATATGTGCTCGTCTTTAAAAATGAAGGCGAGGAGGCAGGCGCTTCGCTTGAACACACACATTCGCAACTGATAGCCCTCCCCATTGTCCCTCATCTGGTAGAGGAAGAAATTGAGCAGGCAAAGCAATACTACAGCTATAAAGAGCGCTGCATTTTTTGCGACATTATGCGTCAGGAACTAAACAGCAAGACACGCGTCATCTCCGAGAATGAAGATTTCATCGCTCTTGCTCCTTTTGCTCCGCGTTCGCCGTTTGAGACAATGATATTGCCCAAGAAACATGAATCCAGCTTTATGCCTGACGGCAAGTTCACGCTCCTGGCGCAGATCCTTCAAAAAACGCTGAAGCAGATTGACAAGGTGCTTGAGATGCCGCCGTATAATCTGATGATCCACACATCGCCGTTTAAAATCGAGACGAATGAATATTACCACTGGCATATAGAAATAATACCCAAACTTACAAAGATTGCAGGTTTTGAATGGGGGTCGGGTTTTTACATTAATCCCATGCCGCCTGAAGACGCCGCGAAATTCATGAGAGAAGCGGAGATATAG
- a CDS encoding argininosuccinate synthase — protein MKIKKVVLAYSGGLDTSVIIKWLKETYDCEVIAFCADLGQGEDLKAVKSKALKTGASKAYVVDLREEFVKEYVFPMLRANAVYEGAYLMGTSIARPLIAKKQIEIAQKEKADAVAHGATGKGNDQVRFELTYYALKPDIKVIAPWREWKFDSRESLINYAKKNGIPVPVTKKKPYSSDMNLFHISYEGGILEDPWAEPPADMFTLSVSPEKAPSRPQYIEIGYADGNPVSVDGKKLSPANLLKKLNDIAGRHGIGRLDMVENRFVGIKSRGVYETPGGTVLQIAHRAIESITLDREVMHLKDSLMPKYAEMIYYGFWFSPERLALQSLIDESQKGASGTVRLKLYKGNCMVAGRKSPRSLYNPQLATFEAETVYNQKDAEGFIKLNALRLKMRKLRSGK, from the coding sequence ATGAAGATAAAAAAAGTAGTGCTCGCATATTCCGGGGGGCTTGATACATCTGTAATTATCAAATGGCTGAAGGAGACTTATGATTGCGAAGTTATCGCCTTCTGCGCAGACCTCGGACAGGGTGAAGATCTTAAGGCAGTAAAAAGCAAGGCCCTGAAGACAGGCGCCTCAAAGGCTTATGTCGTAGACCTCAGGGAAGAGTTTGTGAAGGAATATGTGTTCCCGATGCTGAGGGCAAACGCGGTGTACGAAGGCGCTTATCTCATGGGCACGTCAATTGCGCGTCCTCTCATCGCTAAAAAGCAGATTGAAATTGCACAAAAGGAAAAGGCGGACGCGGTCGCTCACGGAGCAACCGGCAAGGGCAATGATCAGGTGAGATTTGAATTGACGTACTATGCATTAAAACCCGACATAAAGGTCATCGCCCCGTGGAGGGAATGGAAATTCGATTCACGGGAATCATTGATAAACTATGCGAAGAAAAACGGCATACCTGTGCCAGTGACGAAAAAGAAACCATACAGCTCTGACATGAACCTCTTTCACATAAGTTATGAGGGAGGGATTTTGGAAGACCCGTGGGCTGAGCCTCCCGCTGACATGTTTACATTGAGCGTATCTCCTGAGAAAGCCCCGTCAAGACCCCAGTATATCGAGATCGGTTATGCGGATGGCAACCCGGTCTCCGTTGACGGGAAAAAGCTCTCGCCCGCAAACCTCCTGAAAAAACTCAACGACATCGCGGGAAGACACGGCATCGGCAGGCTGGACATGGTTGAAAACAGGTTTGTCGGCATAAAATCCAGGGGCGTGTACGAGACACCGGGCGGCACAGTGCTTCAGATCGCCCATCGCGCGATCGAATCGATCACCCTCGACAGGGAGGTCATGCACCTGAAAGATTCCCTGATGCCCAAATATGCGGAGATGATCTATTACGGTTTCTGGTTCTCTCCTGAAAGACTGGCACTGCAGAGCCTCATTGACGAGTCGCAGAAAGGCGCGTCTGGGACTGTGCGTTTAAAGCTTTATAAAGGCAATTGCATGGTGGCCGGCAGAAAATCCCCGAGGTCTTTGTACAATCCGCAGCTTGCGACGTTTGAGGCTGAGACTGTTTACAACCAGAAGGACGCGGAGGGATTTATAAAACTGAATGCGCTGCGTTTGAAAATGCGGAAGCTGCGGAGCGGGAAATAA